One Thiocapsa sp. genomic window carries:
- the rplL gene encoding 50S ribosomal protein L7/L12 — protein sequence MAVSKDEILEAIGNMTVLEVVDLISAMEEKFGVTAAAAVAAPAAGGGVEAAPVEEQTEFDVILASFGANKVAVIKAVRSLTGLGLKEAKDAVEGAPTTLKEAVSKGEAEEAKKLLEEAGATVEVK from the coding sequence ATGGCCGTCTCCAAAGACGAGATCCTTGAAGCAATCGGCAACATGACCGTGTTGGAGGTCGTCGACCTCATCAGCGCGATGGAAGAGAAGTTCGGCGTGACCGCGGCTGCCGCCGTGGCCGCCCCGGCGGCTGGCGGCGGCGTGGAAGCCGCACCGGTCGAGGAGCAGACCGAGTTCGACGTCATCCTGGCGTCGTTCGGTGCCAACAAGGTTGCGGTCATCAAGGCCGTTCGGTCCCTGACCGGCCTCGGCCTGAAGGAAGCGAAGGACGCCGTCGAAGGCGCACCGACGACCCTGAAGGAAGCGGTTTCCAAGGGCGAGGCCGAAGAGGCCAAGAAGCTCCTCGAAGAGGCTGGTGCCACGGTCGAAGTGAAGTAA
- the rplJ gene encoding 50S ribosomal protein L10, whose translation MALSFAQKEIIVAEVAEVAKGAHSAVGAEYRGLTVEQMTRLRVEARKAGVYVRVVKNTLARRALQDTDFACMSEGLKGPLVLAFSQEDPGSAARVMEAFAKDHNKVEVRLVALGGKLLDPSELGNLAKMPTRDQAISLLMAVMKAPVQKLAATINEVPGKLVRTIAAIRDAKEAA comes from the coding sequence ATGGCGCTCAGTTTTGCGCAAAAAGAAATCATCGTCGCCGAAGTTGCGGAAGTCGCCAAAGGTGCCCATTCGGCCGTCGGGGCCGAGTATCGGGGCTTGACCGTGGAACAGATGACACGGCTTCGCGTGGAAGCGCGCAAGGCCGGGGTCTATGTCCGCGTGGTCAAGAACACCTTGGCTAGACGGGCGTTGCAGGATACGGATTTTGCGTGCATGAGCGAGGGGCTGAAAGGCCCGTTGGTTCTCGCCTTCTCGCAGGAAGATCCCGGTTCGGCTGCGCGCGTCATGGAAGCCTTTGCAAAGGACCACAACAAGGTCGAGGTGCGTCTTGTCGCCCTCGGAGGCAAGCTGCTTGATCCCTCGGAGCTCGGCAATCTCGCCAAGATGCCGACCCGCGATCAGGCGATCAGCTTGCTCATGGCCGTGATGAAGGCGCCCGTGCAAAAGCTTGCAGCGACGATCAACGAGGTGCCGGGCAAGTTGGTCCGCACCATCGCCGCGATTCGCGATGCGAAAGAGGCCGCTTAG
- the rplA gene encoding 50S ribosomal protein L1 codes for MARLSKRMRAIQERVERGRLYPAEEAFSLLKELSQIKFSESVDVAVNLGVDPRKSDQVVRGSTVLPHGIGKTVRVAVFAQGASADAATEAGADRVGFDDLAEDIKAGKLDFDVVVASPDAMRLVGQLGKILGPRGLMPNPKVGTVTPDVAEAVRNAKAGQVRYRTDKAGIIHCPLGKADFEPVKLRENLEALLVNLIRSKPSSSKGVYMRKVTVSTTMGPGLTVDHAGLSL; via the coding sequence ATGGCTCGTCTATCCAAGCGCATGCGTGCGATCCAAGAGCGCGTGGAGCGCGGCAGGCTCTATCCGGCCGAAGAGGCGTTTTCACTCCTCAAGGAATTGTCGCAGATCAAGTTCTCGGAAAGCGTCGATGTCGCCGTGAATCTCGGCGTCGATCCGCGTAAATCCGATCAGGTCGTGCGCGGCTCGACCGTGCTGCCTCACGGCATCGGCAAGACTGTACGGGTGGCGGTGTTCGCCCAGGGCGCGTCCGCAGATGCTGCGACCGAGGCCGGCGCTGATCGCGTGGGTTTCGATGATCTCGCAGAGGACATCAAGGCCGGCAAGCTCGATTTCGACGTCGTGGTTGCTTCACCGGATGCGATGCGTCTGGTCGGACAGCTCGGCAAGATCCTCGGCCCTCGCGGGTTGATGCCGAACCCCAAGGTCGGCACCGTGACGCCCGATGTTGCCGAGGCGGTTCGCAACGCGAAGGCCGGGCAGGTGCGCTATCGTACCGATAAGGCCGGCATCATTCATTGTCCGCTCGGCAAGGCCGATTTCGAGCCCGTCAAGCTGCGGGAGAATCTCGAAGCCTTGCTCGTGAACCTGATTCGATCCAAGCCGAGCAGCTCCAAGGGCGTTTACATGCGCAAGGTCACGGTCTCGACGACCATGGGTCCGGGCCTGACCGTCGATCACGCGGGGCTCAGTCTCTAA
- the rplK gene encoding 50S ribosomal protein L11: protein MAKKINAYIKLQVKAGEATPSPPVGPALGQHGVNIMEFCKTFNARTQELEKGMPIPVVITVYSDRSFTFITKTPPASILLKKVMGIQKGSPNPNTNKIGVVTREQLEQVATAKMPDLTAADMDAAVRTIAGSARAMGLDVEGVN, encoded by the coding sequence ATGGCGAAAAAGATCAACGCCTACATCAAGCTGCAGGTCAAGGCAGGCGAGGCCACTCCAAGCCCGCCCGTCGGTCCTGCGCTTGGTCAGCACGGCGTGAATATCATGGAGTTCTGCAAGACGTTCAACGCGCGTACGCAGGAGCTCGAGAAAGGGATGCCGATCCCGGTCGTGATCACGGTCTATTCGGATCGTAGCTTCACCTTCATCACCAAGACCCCGCCGGCCTCCATTCTCCTGAAAAAGGTGATGGGAATCCAGAAGGGTAGTCCCAATCCGAACACCAACAAGATCGGTGTGGTGACACGCGAGCAGCTCGAGCAGGTCGCCACCGCGAAGATGCCCGATCTGACCGCAGCGGATATGGATGCGGCCGTTCGCACCATCGCGGGCAGTGCGCGTGCGATGGGGCTCGATGTCGAGGGGGTGAACTGA
- the nusG gene encoding transcription termination/antitermination protein NusG, with product MTMRWYVIHAYSGFEGQVKRSLEDRVKRAGLEELFGMILVPTEEVVEMRAGQQRKSERKFFPGYVLVQMEMTDETWHLVKSVPKVMGFIGGTGDRPAPIPDSQADAILVRLQEGGEKPRPKVLYEPGEVVRVVDGPFTDFNGVVEYVDYDKSRVKVSVLIFGRSTPVDLEFAQVEKA from the coding sequence ATGACCATGCGTTGGTACGTCATCCATGCCTACTCGGGCTTCGAGGGGCAGGTTAAGCGTTCGCTCGAAGACCGTGTGAAGCGCGCCGGACTCGAGGAGTTGTTCGGCATGATTTTGGTGCCGACCGAAGAAGTGGTCGAGATGCGCGCGGGTCAGCAACGCAAGAGCGAGCGCAAATTCTTCCCCGGTTATGTCTTGGTCCAGATGGAGATGACCGACGAGACGTGGCACCTCGTCAAAAGTGTTCCCAAGGTCATGGGCTTCATCGGCGGTACCGGCGATCGCCCCGCGCCGATTCCGGACTCTCAGGCCGATGCGATCCTCGTACGTCTGCAGGAAGGCGGCGAAAAGCCGCGGCCGAAGGTGCTCTACGAGCCGGGAGAGGTCGTTCGGGTTGTCGACGGTCCCTTCACCGACTTCAACGGAGTCGTCGAGTATGTCGATTACGACAAAAGCCGTGTGAAGGTTTCGGTTCTGATCTTCGGACGCTCGACCCCGGTCGATCTCGAGTTCGCACAGGTCGAGAAGGCCTGA
- the secE gene encoding preprotein translocase subunit SecE: protein MNSRAEARGAGLDTAKLAIAALLLVAGIFAFYFFEGFSVLLRVIGLLVISGAAAAIALQTERGRTLWQFVSDARMEVRKVVWPSRQETLQTTLIVIVMVLIVGIILWLFDMVLMAILRFLTGQGG, encoded by the coding sequence ATGAATTCACGTGCAGAGGCCCGAGGGGCCGGCTTGGATACCGCCAAGCTGGCAATCGCCGCGTTGTTGTTGGTCGCCGGCATCTTTGCCTTCTATTTTTTCGAGGGCTTCTCGGTCCTGCTTCGTGTGATCGGGCTGCTGGTGATCAGCGGTGCTGCGGCGGCGATCGCATTGCAGACCGAGCGTGGTCGGACCCTATGGCAATTCGTGTCCGATGCGCGCATGGAGGTTCGCAAGGTCGTCTGGCCGTCACGTCAGGAGACCCTGCAGACGACGCTGATCGTCATCGTGATGGTGCTGATCGTGGGCATCATCCTGTGGCTCTTCGACATGGTGCTGATGGCGATTCTCAGATTCCTCACCGGCCAAGGGGGCTGA
- the tuf gene encoding elongation factor Tu, with amino-acid sequence MSKAKFERSKPHVNVGTIGHVDHGKTTLTAAITTHQAKQFGGEARAYDQIDNAPEERERGITIATAHVEYETTNRHYAHVDCPGHADYVKNMITGAAQMDGAILVVSAADGPMPQTREHILLSRQVGVPYIVVYLNKVDMLDDPELLELVEMEVRELLSKYDFPGDDTPIVTGSAKLALEGVDSEIGTQSIDRLMEALDTYIPQPERAVDGAFLMPIEDVFSISGRGTVVTGRIERGIVKVGEEVEIVGIKDTVKTTCTGVEMFRKLLDQGQAGDNVGVLLRGTKREDVERGQVLAKPKSINPHTHFEAEVYVLSKDEGGRHTPFFNGYRPQFYFRTTDVTGACELPEGIEMVMPGDNVKMTIKLIAPIAMEEGLRFAVREGGRTVGAGVVAKIIE; translated from the coding sequence ATGTCCAAAGCAAAATTCGAGCGCAGCAAGCCACACGTGAACGTCGGCACGATCGGCCACGTCGACCACGGCAAGACGACCTTGACGGCGGCGATCACGACGCACCAGGCGAAGCAATTCGGTGGTGAGGCGCGCGCCTACGACCAGATCGACAATGCCCCCGAGGAGCGCGAGCGCGGCATCACGATTGCGACGGCGCACGTGGAGTACGAGACGACCAACCGGCATTACGCCCATGTGGACTGCCCCGGCCACGCCGACTACGTGAAGAACATGATCACGGGTGCGGCGCAGATGGACGGCGCGATCCTGGTGGTCTCGGCTGCCGACGGCCCGATGCCGCAGACCCGCGAGCATATCCTGCTGTCGCGCCAGGTCGGCGTGCCCTACATCGTGGTGTATTTGAACAAGGTCGACATGCTCGACGATCCCGAGCTGCTCGAGCTGGTGGAGATGGAAGTGCGCGAGCTGCTCTCCAAGTACGACTTCCCCGGCGACGACACCCCGATCGTCACCGGCTCGGCGAAGCTGGCGCTGGAAGGCGTGGATTCCGAGATCGGCACCCAATCCATCGACCGTTTGATGGAGGCGCTCGATACCTACATCCCGCAGCCCGAGCGTGCGGTGGACGGTGCCTTCCTGATGCCGATCGAAGACGTCTTCTCGATCTCCGGTCGCGGCACCGTGGTGACCGGGCGCATCGAGCGCGGCATCGTGAAGGTCGGCGAAGAGGTCGAGATCGTCGGCATCAAGGACACCGTGAAGACCACCTGCACGGGTGTGGAGATGTTCCGCAAGCTGCTCGATCAGGGTCAGGCCGGTGACAACGTCGGCGTGCTGCTGCGCGGCACCAAGCGTGAAGACGTGGAGCGCGGCCAGGTGTTGGCCAAGCCCAAGTCGATCAACCCGCACACCCATTTCGAAGCCGAGGTATACGTGCTGAGCAAGGACGAGGGCGGACGACACACCCCGTTCTTCAACGGCTACCGTCCGCAGTTCTACTTCCGCACCACCGACGTGACCGGTGCCTGCGAGCTGCCCGAGGGCATCGAGATGGTGATGCCCGGGGATAACGTGAAGATGACGATCAAGCTGATTGCGCCGATCGCCATGGAAGAAGGGTTGCGCTTTGCAGTGCGCGAAGGCGGCCGCACCGTCGGTGCCGGCGTCGTCGCGAAGATTATCGAGTAG